The following proteins are co-located in the Ensifer sp. WSM1721 genome:
- a CDS encoding LysE family translocator, with the protein MDFVPSLPTLLAFAAASLLLAATPGPDMTLSISRALAQGKKAALFVVVGTGLGIVVHTLLVAFGISALITASPTAFMVLKTGGAAYLFWLAVQAIRHGSSLSVNRVEEAKGTPLANVSTGFWVNLLNPKVVIFFMTFLPQFVTANDPAVTGKLLFLGFFFIVIGMPVNTMVVLAADWLAGWLQRNKRVMRAMDYSFAGVFSVFAVKIFFTQAR; encoded by the coding sequence ATGGATTTCGTCCCGAGCTTGCCGACCCTGCTTGCTTTTGCCGCCGCGAGCCTGCTTCTGGCCGCGACGCCCGGACCCGACATGACGCTTTCAATCAGTCGGGCGCTGGCGCAGGGAAAGAAGGCCGCGCTTTTCGTCGTGGTCGGAACCGGGCTTGGCATCGTCGTCCACACGCTGCTCGTCGCCTTCGGCATCTCGGCCCTCATCACCGCGTCACCGACCGCCTTCATGGTCTTGAAGACCGGTGGCGCCGCCTATCTCTTCTGGCTGGCGGTCCAGGCGATCCGCCATGGATCCAGCCTGTCGGTGAACAGGGTGGAAGAAGCGAAAGGTACGCCGCTTGCCAACGTCTCGACCGGCTTCTGGGTCAACCTCCTGAACCCGAAGGTCGTGATCTTCTTCATGACCTTCCTGCCGCAATTCGTGACCGCGAACGATCCGGCGGTCACCGGCAAGCTCCTGTTCCTCGGCTTCTTCTTCATCGTCATCGGCATGCCGGTGAACACGATGGTGGTGCTGGCCGCCGATTGGCTGGCGGGATGGCTGCAGCGCAACAAGCGCGTGATGCGGGCGATGGACTACAGCTTCGCCGGCGTCTTCTCCGTCTTCGCGGTGAAGATCTTCTTCACGCAGGCGCGCTGA
- the metA gene encoding homoserine O-succinyltransferase, with product MPIKIPDTLPAFETLVDEGVRVMTETVAIRQDIRPLQIGLLNLMPNKIKTEIQMARLIGATPLQVELTLVRVNGHRPKNTPEEHLLAFYETWEEVKGRKFDGFIITGAPVETLDYEEVTYWEELKRVFDWTETNVHSTMNVCWGAMAAIYHFHGIPKYPLKEKAFGVYRHQNLKPSSVYLNGFSDDFAVPVSRWTEVRRADIDRVPALEILMESKEMGVCLVHEKKGNRLYMFNHVEYDSTSLSDEYFRDVDAGVPIKLPHDYFPHNDATLPPLNRWRSHAHLFFGNWINEIYQTTPYELEKIGTGER from the coding sequence ATGCCCATCAAGATTCCCGATACGCTGCCCGCCTTCGAAACGCTCGTCGACGAGGGTGTGCGGGTGATGACCGAGACCGTGGCAATCCGTCAGGATATCCGCCCGCTTCAGATCGGGCTCTTGAACCTCATGCCGAACAAGATCAAGACCGAAATCCAGATGGCCCGGCTGATCGGCGCCACGCCGTTGCAAGTGGAGCTGACCCTGGTCCGCGTCAACGGCCACCGGCCCAAGAACACGCCCGAGGAGCATCTGCTCGCCTTTTATGAGACCTGGGAGGAAGTGAAGGGCCGCAAGTTCGACGGCTTCATCATCACTGGTGCCCCGGTCGAGACGCTCGACTACGAAGAGGTCACCTATTGGGAGGAGTTGAAGCGCGTCTTCGACTGGACGGAGACGAACGTGCATTCGACGATGAATGTCTGCTGGGGCGCGATGGCGGCAATCTATCATTTCCACGGCATTCCGAAATATCCGCTGAAGGAAAAGGCCTTCGGCGTCTACCGCCACCAGAACCTCAAGCCCTCTTCGGTCTATCTGAATGGCTTTTCCGACGATTTCGCCGTTCCCGTCTCCCGCTGGACCGAGGTGCGCCGCGCCGATATCGATCGGGTGCCGGCGCTGGAGATTCTGATGGAATCGAAGGAGATGGGCGTCTGTCTGGTGCACGAGAAGAAGGGCAACCGGCTCTACATGTTCAACCACGTGGAATATGACTCGACGTCGCTGTCGGACGAATATTTCCGCGACGTGGATGCTGGCGTGCCGATCAAGCTGCCGCACGACTACTTCCCGCACAACGATGCGACGCTGCCACCACTGAACCGCTGGCGCAGTCACGCGCACCTCTTCTTCGGCAACTGGATCAACGAGATCTACCAGACCACCCCTTACGAGCTGGAGAAAATCGGCACGGGGGAGCGCTGA
- a CDS encoding aldose epimerase family protein, with product MSTDTEIFGHLPSGEPVHRVTLRGGGLTAKVITWGSVIQDLRLEGHAAPLVLGFENFENYPAYSSYFGATPGRNANRIGGGRFMLDGKAYQLELNENGVTHLHGGSDNIAKRNWTIVGRTDDSISLRITDPDGRAGYPGNCTVTCTYALKPGGILNVVYESATDAPTLANVCQHSYFNLDGDPDAFGHDIMIAADYYLPTDERLIPTGEIRPVEGTAFDLTEMTPMRRQLEGDKVTYDHNFCLSPDRVPKRSVALVRSINSGVSLEVLTTEPGVQLYTGSKLNVPAAGLEGRRYGPFAGFCLETQIWPDAVNHEGFPKAVLRPGETLRQETDYVFMKS from the coding sequence ATGAGCACCGACACGGAAATCTTCGGCCACCTGCCTTCGGGCGAGCCGGTCCATCGCGTGACGCTCAGGGGCGGCGGCCTGACGGCCAAGGTGATCACTTGGGGCTCGGTCATTCAGGATTTGCGGCTTGAAGGCCATGCAGCCCCGCTGGTGCTTGGCTTCGAGAATTTCGAGAACTATCCCGCCTACTCCTCCTATTTCGGCGCGACACCCGGCCGCAACGCCAATCGCATCGGCGGCGGGCGCTTCATGCTCGACGGCAAGGCCTATCAGCTCGAACTCAACGAGAACGGCGTCACGCATCTGCACGGCGGCAGCGACAACATCGCCAAGCGCAACTGGACGATCGTCGGCCGGACCGACGACAGCATCTCGCTCCGGATCACGGATCCCGACGGCCGCGCCGGCTATCCCGGCAATTGCACGGTCACCTGCACCTATGCGCTGAAGCCCGGCGGCATATTGAACGTCGTTTACGAATCGGCAACCGACGCGCCGACGCTGGCCAATGTCTGCCAGCACAGCTACTTCAATCTCGACGGCGACCCCGATGCCTTCGGCCACGATATCATGATCGCCGCCGACTATTATCTGCCGACGGACGAGCGGCTGATTCCGACCGGCGAAATCCGCCCCGTCGAAGGTACCGCCTTCGACCTGACGGAAATGACGCCCATGCGGCGGCAACTCGAAGGCGACAAGGTCACCTATGACCACAACTTCTGCCTGTCTCCGGATCGTGTGCCGAAGCGTTCGGTGGCGCTGGTGCGCAGCATCAATTCCGGGGTCTCGCTCGAAGTACTGACGACCGAGCCGGGCGTGCAGCTCTATACCGGCAGCAAGCTCAACGTGCCCGCCGCCGGCCTCGAGGGCCGCCGCTATGGCCCCTTCGCCGGCTTCTGCCTCGAAACCCAGATCTGGCCCGATGCGGTGAACCACGAAGGTTTCCCGAAGGCAGTGCTGAGGCCGGGGGAAACGCTCCGGCAGGAAACGGACTATGTTTTCATGAAGAGTTGA
- a CDS encoding prolyl-tRNA synthetase associated domain-containing protein has product MSEAQPKTAEDLFRFLDELGIEHKTKRHAPVFTVAESVALRDEIPGGHTKNLFVKDKKDNYFLLTVEENATVDLKTVHQTIGAAGKVSFGKPEKLMEYLGVIPGAVTAFGAINDIEGKVKIILDEALMQFDTINCHPLSNDQTTSIASKDMLRFMEATGHAPLVLKVTA; this is encoded by the coding sequence ATGAGCGAGGCACAGCCGAAGACCGCGGAGGACCTGTTCCGCTTTCTCGACGAGCTCGGGATCGAACATAAGACAAAGCGGCATGCGCCGGTCTTTACCGTCGCCGAATCGGTGGCGCTGCGCGACGAGATCCCCGGCGGACATACAAAAAACCTGTTCGTGAAGGACAAAAAGGACAATTATTTCCTTCTGACCGTCGAGGAGAATGCGACGGTGGACCTGAAGACGGTCCATCAGACCATCGGCGCCGCGGGGAAGGTCTCCTTCGGCAAGCCTGAAAAGCTGATGGAATATCTGGGGGTGATCCCTGGTGCCGTCACCGCCTTCGGCGCGATCAACGACATCGAGGGCAAGGTGAAGATCATTCTCGATGAGGCGCTGATGCAGTTCGACACGATCAACTGCCATCCGCTATCGAACGACCAGACGACTTCGATCGCGTCGAAGGACATGCTGCGCTTCATGGAGGCGACCGGGCACGCGCCGCTTGTCTTGAAAGTGACGGCCTGA
- the trxA gene encoding thioredoxin, with translation MSGSDNPYQGSFGSQMTASASFGGEPAAKTAGGPSDLIKETTTATFTRDVLEASRQQPVLVDFWAPWCGPCKQLTPVIEKVVREAAGRVKLVKMNIDDHPSIAGQLGIQSIPAVIAFVGGRPVDGFMGAVPESQVKQFIDRIAGPAVDGGKAEIEAVLADAKALLDAGDAQNAAGLYGAVLQAEPENAAAIAGMVECMIALGELAEARQALSGLPEALAKEAAISAVSKKLDQIEEARKLGDPAALEHQLALNPDDHAARLKLAKIRNVEGDRAAAADHLLMIMKRDRSFEDDIARRELLSFFEVWGPKDPATVAARRKLSSMLFS, from the coding sequence ATGAGCGGTAGCGACAATCCCTATCAAGGTTCCTTCGGCAGTCAGATGACGGCGTCGGCCTCCTTCGGAGGCGAGCCGGCGGCGAAGACCGCGGGCGGCCCGAGTGACCTGATCAAGGAGACGACCACCGCCACCTTTACCCGAGACGTGCTCGAGGCATCGCGCCAGCAGCCGGTGCTGGTCGATTTCTGGGCCCCCTGGTGCGGCCCCTGCAAGCAATTGACTCCGGTGATCGAAAAGGTCGTACGCGAGGCCGCCGGCCGCGTGAAGCTCGTCAAGATGAACATCGACGACCATCCTTCGATTGCGGGCCAGCTCGGCATCCAGTCGATCCCGGCCGTCATTGCCTTCGTCGGCGGCCGTCCGGTCGACGGCTTCATGGGCGCAGTGCCCGAGAGCCAGGTCAAGCAATTCATCGACCGCATCGCCGGCCCGGCCGTCGACGGCGGCAAGGCGGAGATCGAGGCCGTGCTTGCCGATGCGAAGGCGCTGCTCGATGCAGGCGACGCGCAGAATGCCGCCGGCCTTTACGGCGCCGTCCTGCAGGCCGAACCAGAAAATGCGGCTGCGATTGCGGGCATGGTCGAATGCATGATCGCGCTCGGTGAACTTGCCGAGGCGCGCCAGGCGCTTTCGGGCCTCCCCGAGGCACTCGCCAAGGAGGCGGCTATCAGCGCCGTTTCGAAGAAGCTCGACCAGATCGAGGAGGCCCGCAAGCTCGGCGATCCGGCCGCGCTCGAGCACCAGCTCGCGCTCAATCCGGACGACCATGCCGCAAGGCTGAAGCTCGCCAAGATCCGCAATGTCGAAGGCGACAGGGCAGCCGCCGCCGACCATCTCCTGATGATCATGAAGCGCGATCGCAGCTTCGAAGACGACATCGCCCGACGCGAGCTCCTGTCGTTCTTCGAGGTGTGGGGTCCGAAGGACCCTGCGACGGTCGCCGCCCGGCGCAAGCTTTCATCGATGCTTTTCTCGTAA
- a CDS encoding Bax inhibitor-1/YccA family protein produces the protein MADLRNYQTRMSPAGAQAGAVIDEGLRAYMLKVYNLMALGLAITGVAAYGTYALAASNPAFAQLIYVSPLKWVVMLAPLALVFFMSFRINSMSVSAAQTTFWVYAALMGLSLSSIFLVFTGQSIVQTFFVTAASFGALSLYGYTTKKDLSGFGSFLIMGLFGLIIASIVNIFLASSALGFAISAIGVLIFAGLTAYDTQKLKEMYYEGDDALVAGRKAIMGALTLYLDFINLFMFLLQFLGNKNE, from the coding sequence ATGGCTGATCTGAGAAACTACCAAACCCGAATGTCGCCCGCCGGCGCTCAGGCGGGTGCCGTGATCGACGAAGGCCTTCGCGCTTACATGCTGAAGGTCTACAATCTGATGGCTCTCGGCCTGGCGATCACCGGCGTGGCAGCTTACGGAACCTATGCGCTTGCCGCCTCTAATCCGGCATTCGCCCAGCTTATCTACGTTTCGCCCCTAAAATGGGTCGTGATGCTGGCTCCGCTCGCGCTGGTGTTCTTCATGAGCTTCCGCATCAATTCCATGAGCGTTTCCGCGGCGCAGACGACGTTCTGGGTCTACGCAGCGCTGATGGGCCTGTCGCTCTCCTCGATCTTCCTGGTCTTCACCGGCCAGAGCATCGTGCAAACATTCTTCGTGACGGCCGCCTCGTTCGGCGCCCTTTCGCTTTACGGCTACACGACCAAGAAGGATCTTTCGGGCTTTGGCTCGTTCCTGATCATGGGCCTCTTCGGCCTGATCATCGCTTCGATCGTCAACATCTTCCTTGCCTCTTCGGCGCTTGGCTTCGCGATCTCGGCCATCGGCGTTCTCATCTTCGCCGGCCTGACCGCCTACGACACGCAGAAGCTCAAGGAAATGTACTATGAAGGCGACGACGCCCTGGTCGCCGGCCGCAAGGCCATCATGGGCGCGCTGACGCTCTACCTCGACTTCATCAACCTGTTCATGTTCCTGCTGCAGTTCCTTGGCAACAAGAACGAGTAG
- a CDS encoding GNAT family N-acetyltransferase translates to MTFTLRDAVAADLPAITEIYRESVLNGVATYEVTPPSEAEMALRFSTVTGNGYPYIVAVDERGAVLGYAYASAFRTRTAYRFLVEDSIYLAPEARGKGMGRALLEELIRRCTALGFRQMVAVIGGAHPSSIALHRALGFEYQGLMKATGFKHGRWLDTAIMQRPLGEGAETDPVEGVYPDTLYRG, encoded by the coding sequence ATGACTTTTACCCTCCGCGACGCCGTCGCCGCCGATCTTCCCGCCATCACCGAGATCTATCGCGAGTCCGTCCTGAACGGTGTCGCGACTTACGAGGTGACGCCGCCTTCCGAGGCCGAGATGGCACTGCGCTTCTCCACCGTCACCGGCAACGGCTATCCCTATATCGTGGCCGTGGACGAGAGAGGTGCGGTCCTCGGTTATGCCTATGCTTCCGCATTCCGCACCCGGACCGCCTATCGGTTTCTCGTGGAGGATTCCATTTATCTCGCGCCGGAAGCGCGCGGCAAAGGCATGGGCAGGGCGCTGCTCGAGGAGCTGATCCGGCGTTGCACCGCGCTCGGCTTCCGCCAGATGGTGGCGGTGATCGGCGGTGCACATCCCTCTTCGATCGCGCTCCACCGCGCACTCGGATTCGAGTATCAGGGGCTGATGAAGGCGACCGGCTTCAAGCATGGCCGCTGGCTGGACACGGCCATCATGCAGCGTCCGCTCGGCGAGGGGGCGGAAACGGATCCCGTCGAGGGCGTCTATCCGGATACGCTTTACAGGGGCTGA
- a CDS encoding DUF2794 domain-containing protein, which produces MTDQPDLPRGEARHHGQTTSEVVVDLHEYKQAKNPPPVTFHRRELDQILRLYGRMVGEGEWRDYAIDHMKDRAVFSVFKRSGEVPLYRIEKNPKLAARQGAYSVLNAHGTILKRGHELAQVLKVFDKVLKLVET; this is translated from the coding sequence ATGACCGATCAACCGGATTTGCCGCGAGGCGAAGCGCGTCACCACGGTCAGACCACTTCGGAAGTGGTCGTCGATCTTCACGAATACAAGCAAGCCAAAAATCCACCACCCGTTACGTTCCACCGCCGCGAGCTTGACCAGATTCTCAGGCTCTACGGCCGTATGGTCGGCGAGGGCGAGTGGCGCGATTATGCGATCGACCATATGAAGGATCGGGCCGTGTTCTCGGTGTTCAAGCGCTCCGGCGAAGTGCCCCTCTACCGGATCGAGAAGAACCCGAAGCTTGCCGCCAGACAAGGTGCCTACAGTGTGCTGAACGCGCATGGCACCATACTGAAACGCGGCCATGAGCTCGCCCAGGTGCTCAAGGTCTTCGATAAGGTGCTGAAGCTGGTAGAGACCTGA
- a CDS encoding thioredoxin family protein, producing the protein MTSARKPMIRRLALTVGIFGAICGSAMADDGKTLKGVVELFTSQGCSSCPPADAALKQLIDEGDVVALAYHVDYWNYLGWADTLASKENTERQYAYARMLGRYGVYTPQVILNGRDHANGSDLQAIRNRIAGMSAKGKGLSVPVDASIGGDEISIKIGAGQGRANVVVVYFDRARVVKVEKGENSGKEIAYWHAVRDIQTIGMWEGKPAQFTLPASVLIEGQGNSGCAVLLQSMKDKETPGAIIGAATLLAGPQGKL; encoded by the coding sequence ATGACATCCGCCCGCAAGCCAATGATCCGACGTCTCGCCCTGACTGTCGGGATCTTTGGTGCAATCTGCGGCTCGGCCATGGCGGATGACGGCAAGACGCTCAAGGGTGTCGTCGAACTCTTCACCAGCCAGGGCTGTTCCTCCTGCCCGCCTGCGGATGCGGCGCTGAAGCAGCTCATCGACGAGGGCGACGTCGTCGCGCTCGCCTACCATGTCGACTACTGGAACTATCTCGGCTGGGCGGACACGCTCGCTTCCAAGGAGAACACCGAGCGGCAATATGCCTATGCGCGCATGCTCGGCCGCTACGGCGTCTATACGCCGCAGGTGATCCTCAACGGACGCGATCATGCGAACGGCTCGGACCTGCAGGCGATCAGGAACCGGATTGCGGGGATGAGCGCCAAGGGCAAGGGGCTCTCCGTACCGGTCGACGCCTCGATCGGCGGCGATGAAATCTCGATCAAGATCGGCGCCGGGCAGGGCCGGGCGAATGTCGTCGTCGTCTATTTCGACCGCGCCAGGGTGGTGAAGGTCGAGAAAGGCGAGAACAGCGGCAAAGAGATCGCCTATTGGCATGCAGTGCGCGACATACAGACGATCGGCATGTGGGAGGGTAAGCCCGCCCAATTCACGCTCCCGGCCTCGGTGTTGATTGAGGGGCAGGGCAATAGTGGTTGCGCAGTATTGCTGCAATCGATGAAGGACAAGGAAACGCCCGGAGCCATCATCGGAGCCGCGACGCTTCTCGCGGGGCCGCAGGGCAAGCTTTAA
- the acnA gene encoding aconitate hydratase AcnA encodes MSKSLDSFNCRSTLTVDGVDYVYYSLPKAEANGLAGISKLPYSMKVLLENLLRNEDGRSVTKKDIENVAAWLSDKGTAENEIAYRPARVLMQDFTGVPAVVDLAAMRDAMVSLGGDPEKINPLVPVDLVIDHSVIVDEFGTPTAFARNVELEYQRNGERYRFLKWGQQAFKNFRVVPPGTGICHQVNLEYLGQAVWTREEDGEITAYPDTCVGTDSHTTMINGLGVLGWGVGGIEAEAAMLGQPVSMLLPEVIGFKLTGKLKEGVTATDLVLTVVQMLRKKGVVSKFVEFFGPGLDNMTLADRATIGNMGPEYGATCGFFPVDAETINYLTMSGREESRIALVEAYSKAQGMWREGDGSELVFTDTLQLDLGDVVPSMAGPKRPEGRIALENIASGFAAALDNDYKKPGQLANRYAVEGTDFDIGHGDVAIAAITSCTNTSNPSVLIAAGLLARNAVAKGLKTKPWVKTSLAPGSQVVAEYLAKSGLQTDLDKLGFNLVGFGCTTCIGNSGPLPTEISKTINDKGLIVAGVLSGNRNFEGRISPDVQANYLASPPLVVAHALAGSVQKDLTKEPIGEDQNGQPVYLKDIWPTSQEIQDFIFKYVTRELYATKYADVFKGDANWQAVQVPAGQTYAWDEASTYVQNPPYFVGMGKKGTGISDIKNARVLGLFGDKITTDHISPAGSIKAASPAGSYLLEHGVTVADFNQYGTRRGNHEVMMRGTFANIRIRNHMLGPNGKEGGYTIHYPSKEEMSIYDAAMMYKEEGVPLVIFAGVEYGNGSSRDWAAKGTNLLGVKAVIAQSFERIHRSNLVGMGVIPFVFEQGMTWESLGLKGDEVVTIENLTNVQPREKRVAKITYGDGSVKEVPLICRIDTLDEVTYVNNGGILQTVLRDLAA; translated from the coding sequence GTGTCCAAATCCCTAGACAGCTTCAATTGTCGCTCCACGCTCACGGTCGATGGCGTGGACTATGTCTATTATAGCCTCCCGAAGGCGGAAGCGAACGGCCTCGCCGGCATCTCGAAGCTTCCCTATTCGATGAAGGTTCTGCTGGAGAACCTGCTGCGCAATGAAGATGGACGCTCGGTCACCAAGAAGGATATCGAAAACGTCGCCGCCTGGCTCAGCGACAAGGGCACGGCCGAAAACGAAATCGCCTACCGTCCGGCGCGCGTGTTGATGCAGGACTTCACCGGCGTTCCGGCCGTCGTCGACCTCGCGGCGATGCGCGACGCCATGGTTTCGCTCGGCGGAGATCCGGAAAAGATCAACCCGCTCGTTCCCGTCGATCTCGTCATCGACCACTCGGTGATCGTCGACGAATTCGGCACGCCGACCGCCTTTGCCCGCAACGTCGAACTCGAATACCAGCGCAACGGCGAGCGCTATCGCTTCCTGAAATGGGGCCAGCAAGCCTTCAAGAACTTCCGCGTCGTGCCGCCCGGCACCGGTATCTGTCATCAGGTCAACCTCGAATATCTCGGCCAGGCGGTCTGGACCCGTGAAGAAGACGGCGAGATCACCGCCTATCCGGACACCTGCGTCGGCACCGACAGCCACACGACGATGATCAACGGTCTCGGCGTCCTCGGTTGGGGCGTGGGCGGCATCGAAGCGGAAGCGGCGATGCTCGGCCAGCCGGTCTCGATGCTCCTGCCGGAAGTCATCGGCTTCAAGCTCACCGGCAAGCTCAAGGAAGGCGTGACCGCGACCGACCTCGTGCTCACCGTCGTGCAGATGCTGCGCAAGAAGGGCGTCGTCTCGAAATTCGTCGAATTCTTCGGCCCCGGCCTCGACAATATGACGCTCGCCGACCGCGCGACGATCGGCAATATGGGCCCGGAATACGGCGCCACCTGCGGCTTCTTCCCCGTCGATGCCGAAACGATCAACTATCTCACCATGTCCGGCCGTGAAGAGAGCCGCATTGCGCTGGTCGAGGCCTATTCCAAGGCTCAAGGGATGTGGCGCGAAGGCGACGGTTCCGAGCTCGTCTTCACCGACACGCTGCAACTCGACCTCGGCGACGTCGTGCCGTCGATGGCCGGTCCGAAGCGCCCCGAGGGCCGCATCGCGCTCGAGAACATCGCTTCCGGCTTCGCGGCCGCGCTCGACAACGACTACAAGAAGCCGGGCCAGCTTGCGAACCGCTATGCCGTCGAAGGCACGGATTTCGATATTGGCCATGGCGACGTCGCGATCGCGGCGATCACCTCCTGCACCAACACCTCTAACCCCTCGGTGCTGATCGCGGCCGGCCTGCTCGCCCGCAACGCCGTCGCCAAGGGGCTGAAGACGAAGCCCTGGGTGAAGACCTCGCTGGCTCCCGGATCGCAGGTCGTCGCCGAATACCTGGCGAAGTCCGGCCTGCAGACCGATCTCGACAAGCTGGGCTTCAACCTCGTCGGTTTCGGCTGCACGACCTGCATCGGCAACTCCGGCCCGCTGCCGACGGAGATCTCGAAGACGATCAACGACAAGGGCCTGATCGTCGCCGGCGTCCTCTCCGGGAACCGCAACTTCGAAGGCCGCATCTCGCCGGACGTGCAGGCCAACTACCTCGCCTCGCCGCCGCTCGTCGTCGCCCATGCGCTCGCCGGTTCCGTCCAGAAGGACCTCACCAAGGAACCGATCGGCGAAGATCAGAACGGTCAGCCGGTCTATTTGAAGGACATCTGGCCGACCTCGCAGGAGATCCAGGACTTCATCTTCAAATACGTCACCCGTGAGCTCTACGCGACGAAGTATGCGGACGTCTTCAAGGGCGACGCCAACTGGCAGGCGGTTCAGGTGCCGGCCGGCCAGACCTACGCCTGGGACGAGGCCTCCACCTATGTCCAGAACCCGCCCTATTTCGTCGGCATGGGCAAGAAGGGCACCGGCATTTCCGACATCAAGAACGCCCGCGTTCTCGGCCTCTTCGGCGACAAGATCACCACCGACCATATTTCCCCGGCCGGCTCGATCAAGGCGGCCTCGCCGGCAGGCAGCTACCTGCTCGAACACGGCGTCACCGTCGCCGACTTCAACCAGTACGGCACGCGTCGCGGCAACCATGAGGTGATGATGCGCGGCACCTTCGCCAATATCCGCATCCGCAACCACATGCTCGGCCCGAACGGCAAGGAAGGCGGCTACACGATCCACTATCCTTCCAAGGAAGAGATGTCGATTTACGACGCGGCCATGATGTACAAGGAAGAGGGCGTTCCGCTCGTCATCTTCGCCGGCGTCGAATACGGCAACGGGTCCTCGCGCGACTGGGCCGCCAAGGGCACCAACCTGCTCGGCGTGAAGGCCGTGATCGCCCAGTCCTTCGAGCGTATTCATCGCTCGAACCTCGTCGGCATGGGCGTGATCCCCTTTGTCTTCGAGCAAGGCATGACCTGGGAGTCGCTGGGTCTCAAGGGTGACGAGGTGGTGACGATCGAGAACCTCACCAATGTTCAACCGCGCGAGAAGCGCGTGGCCAAGATCACCTATGGCGACGGCTCGGTGAAGGAGGTTCCGCTCATCTGCCGCATCGATACGCTGGACGAAGTCACCTACGTCAACAATGGCGGCATCCTGCAGACGGTTCTGCGCGATCTCGCCGCCTGA
- the ccmA gene encoding heme ABC exporter ATP-binding protein CcmA — translation MRLLAEGLSARRGEDLIFNDISFSLAAGEALVVTGPNGSGKTTLLRVLAGLLRAESGRLSIENGPSGFAHPHELSHYLGHRNAMKRELTVEENLSFWQRFLADSPGGSGIDLSAAAEAVGLAGIAQLPFGYLSAGQQRRMAMAKLLVAYRPIWLLDEPTAALDVSADRLFAGLVAAHLDHGGIVIAATHQPLGIAQPKTLQMKGFAH, via the coding sequence ATGCGCCTGCTGGCTGAAGGTTTGAGTGCGCGGCGAGGCGAGGACCTGATTTTCAACGATATTTCCTTTTCGCTTGCGGCCGGCGAGGCCCTCGTGGTGACGGGTCCGAACGGCTCGGGAAAGACGACCCTTCTGCGCGTTCTGGCGGGTCTTCTCAGAGCCGAATCGGGCCGGCTCTCGATCGAGAACGGACCTTCCGGCTTTGCCCATCCGCACGAGCTCAGCCACTACCTCGGCCATCGCAACGCGATGAAGCGGGAGCTGACGGTCGAAGAAAATCTTTCCTTCTGGCAGCGCTTTTTGGCCGACTCGCCGGGCGGCTCCGGCATCGACCTCTCAGCCGCCGCAGAGGCCGTCGGCCTCGCCGGTATCGCCCAACTGCCCTTCGGCTATCTTTCGGCCGGCCAGCAGCGGCGCATGGCAATGGCGAAGCTGCTGGTCGCCTACCGGCCGATCTGGCTTCTCGACGAGCCGACGGCGGCGCTAGATGTCAGCGCCGACCGGCTCTTTGCCGGGCTGGTCGCCGCCCATCTCGATCACGGCGGCATCGTCATTGCCGCCACCCACCAGCCGCTAGGGATCGCCCAGCCGAAAACATTGCAGATGAAGGGGTTCGCGCATTGA
- the ccmB gene encoding heme exporter protein CcmB produces MIALFFRDLKLSVRAGGGAMIGVLFFMTVVAVIPFGVGPDLNLLARIGPAILWIGALLASLLGLDRLFQAEREDGSLDLLLMQETPLVLTVFVKCAAHWAATGLPLVVASPFLGLFMNMNELAIGATMLTLLAGTPAITFIGAVGAAVAVALPRGGLLVSILVLPLAIPVLIFGVSATYAAVEDPAPFLPPFMILVAITLFFAVIGPVAAAAALRHSAD; encoded by the coding sequence TTGATCGCCCTCTTCTTCCGGGACCTGAAGCTTTCGGTGCGCGCCGGCGGCGGCGCCATGATCGGCGTGCTCTTCTTCATGACGGTCGTCGCCGTCATTCCTTTCGGCGTCGGGCCGGACCTCAATCTGCTCGCGCGCATCGGCCCGGCCATCCTCTGGATCGGCGCGCTGCTTGCCTCGCTCCTGGGGCTCGATCGGCTCTTCCAAGCGGAGCGCGAGGACGGCTCGCTCGATCTCCTGCTGATGCAGGAGACACCGCTCGTCCTCACGGTCTTCGTCAAATGCGCCGCCCATTGGGCCGCCACCGGCCTGCCGCTGGTGGTAGCCTCCCCCTTTCTCGGCCTCTTCATGAACATGAACGAGCTTGCCATCGGCGCGACCATGCTCACCCTTCTTGCGGGAACGCCGGCGATCACCTTTATCGGCGCCGTCGGCGCAGCGGTTGCCGTGGCGCTGCCGCGCGGTGGCCTGCTCGTCTCGATCCTGGTGCTGCCGCTCGCGATACCGGTGCTGATCTTCGGCGTCAGCGCGACTTACGCTGCGGTCGAAGATCCCGCCCCCTTTTTGCCGCCTTTCATGATATTAGTGGCGATAACCCTGTTCTTCGCGGTGATCGGACCCGTTGCGGCGGCTGCCGCGCTCAGGCATTCGGCCGATTGA